ccccgactggggacccagcccacaacctaggcatgtgcccagactgggaactgaaccagcaaccctttggtttgcaggccagcactcaatccactgagtcacaccagccagggctactcttTGCATTTGGGAAAGAGAGCGTGGTGTGGGAGAGGGCACCAGGCTTGACCAGTGCTTTGACTCCACCGTGCACTTGTGTGGGACACAAGATTGGTCTCTTCACCCCTCAGAGGCTGTCTCCTCACCTGCAAACTACACATAACAGTATGTCCAGGTTACTGTGGTGCGTGGATGAGGTAATGGCCAGGAAGATACAGACTTCCTTCTAGCCTGCCGAAATCCTGGGTCTTTCTTCACACCAAGGTTCCTCTGAGGAGGTGGTCACATTTGGAAGGAGGAATTtgtcttcccttttttaaaacaaatatttatttattcccaaagagagggaaagaggggaagggagggagaaagagaggaagagaaacattgatgtgagagaaaaacatcaataggttgcttcTCCCACACACCTGATCAGGGccacctgcccacaacccaggcatgtgcccctaccaggGGTCGAACCATTGACCTTTTGCTTCGTGGGACGATgcgtaaccaactgagctgtacAGATCAGGGCTTGTCTTCCCTTTGTATTCTTGTGGGTTTATGTGCCCCATTCTGTTCACAGAGCAGGTGCCTCCACAGGGCTATGTCACCTTCAACAGCAGTGATGAGAACCTCCTGGTAGGGGAGGGTCTCTGCTACAGGGATGTCACCTCCCCCATCAACGATCGGGATGtggagagcagcagcagcagcagccggggTACGTGTgccactcccaccccactccaccctacACCACTGGGCTAGAGGCTTTGTCAGGTTTAGCATTCCTATGCGCCTGCCCCCACCCATCCTCCTGGGGCTTGGGTGCTGTGATGAGTCTGTCCAGTAGAGAACAGGAGAGTGAAAGACACAGAAGACACTGGCTCTTTTGAGGAGAGTCAAAGAATCTGGCATGGACACAGGAGGGAAGAAGCTTCCAGCCAGTATCTCCATGCAGGGTCTGGGGGAGGTTTACCTTCTTGATTGGTGAGTCCTCAgggaaataaatgtctttgttAGAGTACATGTATCATTCATTCAGCAGCTGTTTACTGAGTGCCCTGTTGTGCCAAGCATTGTTCTAAATGCTTGGATTTACCAGTGAACGGAACAGACAAAAACCCCTGCCCATTTGTGTAGAGGGCAGGGTGCAGGCCGGGCAGTCAGCATGAAACAGGACACAGTAAACTGTCTTAAGGAGTTAATGAAACGGCTCAGGCTCTGGGGAGGCACTGTGAAGAGACCTGTAGTCAGCTGTCCTTGTCTTCACCATTGTCAGAAGAGCAGACCTTTTGTGCCCACCTCGGAGCTGTGCGGAGCAGCAGTAGCAGCGAGGGCCTGGCCAGAGCCCCAGGGGTCAGCAGTGAGGCCTCTTTGGAGAGCAATGAGGTAAggcttctccttctttcttatcCCTCATCCCCCCCGCATTTCTTGGTGTCATGGGGGATGTTAACAGTTCATTTGAGATGGGCAAGTCTCGTAACAAGGACATGCATGTCTGTGCTGGCTAGGACCACCCTCCGGATCCAGGGCCACCCTCCAGAGAACCACATGGGTTTAGGTGACCTCAGTGGTAGCCTCTACGTGTCAGGTGGGGGCAGTTTCAAACCTTACCCACTCTGTAAGGAAGTCGGCACAGACTGAGAGTGGAAGCTGAGTGGCACAGATGGAGGGCAGAGAGCAGTTTGGATGCAGCCATGCCAGCTGCGAGACCTTTGGTGTTGGTTCATTTTTGTCCTCACACAAGgactttttcaatttcttgtttcggagggggggggggagagagagagagagagagagactgattggTTTCCTCCCATTCTCGCCCCTGACCAGtgatcaaatctgcaacccagacttgtgccttgaccagggattaaacctgcaacctttcagttttcaggacggtgctccaaccaactgagccacactggccagggctgtgttactttattttttgagcaGTTCTGTTGTGGATGTTTGTTTttcggttttatttttttgtaaggGATTTGTCCAAGGTTTCACAACTAATTAGTAACAGAGCTGGGATATAAAACCAGTTCTGGCTGACCCCAAAGCTCATGTACTCTTCCTCTACGTGTTAttattcccaccccccacccatgtCCCCTTTGgtaaccatcagcttgttctctgtatctgtaggtttgtttctgttttgttttttggaattcatatgtaagtgaaatcacatggtatgcctttctctgatttatttcacttggagtaataccctctaggtccatccatgttgttgcatctAGCGagatttcaatcttttttattgctgaataagaataatatttcattgtatatatgcaccatgtcctctttatccatttatctgttgaacacctaggttgcttccatatacCGGCTATTTactagtaatgctgcagtgacaatgggtgcatatatcttttcaaattagtttttgttttcaaataatactCAGAATGTGTAATTGTTAGATCATATGGCAgtgctatttttcatttttttaggcatctccatactgttttccatggtggctgcaccagtttacagtGTCCGCAACAggacacaagggttcccttttctccacaccctcacacacacttGCTGTtagtttattgatgatagccattctgacaggtgtgacatgatacctcactgtggttttaatttgcatttccctgatgattagtctTTCCGTGTTAACTTTAAACACACACCTCTTGCCGTAGGATTCAGATAACGCACATAAAAGCTCGGTTCGCAAACAAACGAAAAGTTATATGAAGACCAAGAATCGCCACAGCAACAGTGACAACCAGTGGCCTCCTAGCACAGGGACTTCCGGGGCAGCCCGTTCGCCAGGACCTATCCCTCAGGCTGAGAGCTTTCCCTACTCAGGACCCCAGGTAAGACCATTTGTGAAACTTGTGGTTACACTGTTAGAAAGATTGTGCTGCTTGTGATTTGTGTACTTTACTGTGTACTTACGATGTGGGCTAGGCACTGTTGACTAAAGAGAGTGGTGGTGGCTTTTCCCTAAATGATCTGTAAAGCTTTTTGGGCTGAGAGATTCCTAAGGTTGGAGATGTCAGTTGCAGGGTTTGTGTCTGTCCCTTCCTACAGGAGGGCTCCGTCTCTGCCTTTGGTTGTTACCATACTCATTTCATACTTGCCTCAGCCTCCCTGAGcctggggaggaaaaaaacaggacCGATCTCATAGAACTGCTTTCAGGAGTCAGTGACAAGACATAGGTGAAGCAGAGACAAAGTGGCACATAGTTTCACTTCATGAAATTGCCGCTGCTGGCCCTaggctggtagctcagttggttagagcatcatggCAGTACACcacggttgcaggtttgatccccggtcagggcacatcccagaatcagccaatgaatgcataaataagtagagcaaaaatggatgtttctctctctctgcaatcaatcagtaaatagtatttttttaaaaaagaaaaaaaactgctgTTTCTGCCTTCCTCATTAAGGGTCACTCTGACTAAGCAGTTTCTTAGGGATTACAGGTATGGTGTAGCAGCTCAGCTATCTCATGTGCATTTATTGAgttctcttgctctttttgggcATATATGGTACAAAGATGAAAGACAGAGAGGTACATACTTGCCATTTATTTGTTCAAGTCACAGCTCTGCTGTTCACTAGAGGCCTATGATTTTGCTGACTTCTTgcagtcccctctccccacccccaccccccccaccccatccctgggAGCTATCTTCAGGGCCTGTACTCCCAGGTTCCACAAACAGCTGCACCTCTTGAGCGCTTAAATGCTAGGGTAGCTGTGACAGTCACTGGTCAGGGGAGAGCAGAGCTGGAGTGCTTTCAAAGTTTCAGTCTCAAAGAAGTCGCATTACTGGACCTGTCTGATGGTTCCCTGGAAGACATGCTTATATGGCTGTATTTGACTTGACTCAGAGCTTGTGTGCTCAACACCAAAAGCCTTCTCCTTGAAGGAAATGTGTCAAAAATAATCACAGGGAAATGTTTTAACTTTGCAGCTATCTTCAGATGTTGGATAACATTTGAAGTATAAAGATTAACCGTGAagcttaaaaggaaaaactggggaAGGAAATGTCCACAGGAGCTTTGAGAAGCTCTGACTCATTCCTGGGAGACTAAGAGGCCACATACATGCTCAAGGCTGTGTGTGTGGTCAGGAGAGACCTGAGAACACCTCTGATGATCTTGAGGCTTTGAGCAAGCAGGAAGCAAAGGTTAAGACAGAGTTGTCGTTTGGCTGGCTAAGTGTTGAAGATGTGCCCAACAAGCATACAAAGTTATTTGGCAAGACTGGGAAATGGGTTCCAGTGTTTAAACAAATCTCTGTCCGACCACTAAGCTAACTTAGTAAAGACTTCAGTGGCCACAGACCAGAAAGAATACAGACAAGAGCCCCTGCAGAGAGAGGGGAGTTGGATCTCCAGAGTTGCCACATTAAAATatccagttttcaacaaaaaaaatggtaGGCAGAGAACAAGAAAATGTGGCTCATAGAAAAGGCAATAGTAGAAGCTATCCTTGAGGAAGCCTAGACAATGGGCTTATTagacaaagacttttttttcaatttttaaaatttatttattgactgtattgggtgacattggttaataaagttatagaggtttcaggtgtacagttttataatacatcacctgtgtattgtattgtgtgtttatcacCCCGTCATAGAAAATGACTTTaaacaagcttttaaaaatatgttccaaGAGCTAAAGGAAACCACATCTAAATAGAGAACAACAAGAaagcaatagaaataaaatgaaccaaatagaaattctggagttgaaaagtttacataaaaactgaaatgcaaatttCACTAGAGGGGCTCAAGAGCACATTTGAGTATGCAGAAGGATCAGAAAACCTGACAGATCGATTGAGATTATCCAATTTGAGAATCAGAAATAAGAttgaaatgaagaaacagaaacctGTGCAGCACCATCGAGCATGCCAACATGAACACATGGTGCTCCAGAAGAAGAGGGAGTGGAAAgcagaaaaaatgtcttttttaaaaaattatattttattgattatgctattatggttgtcatgatttttttccctttgcccctccactcagcactcaatccccccaaccccccaggctaatccccacaccatggttcatgtccatgggtcatgcgtataaattcttggctactccatttcctgtactgcaCTTCACTTCCCCATGGCtgctctgtaactacctatttgtacttaatcccctcacctcttcacccattcccccactccccttcccatctggcaaccatcaaaacactctccgtatccatgattctgtctctgttcttgtttgcttagtttgttttttaggttaaattgttgatagatatgtgtttttgtcatctttatgtatttttgttcacagttttgatcatcttctttttcttaaataattcccgaTAACATTTCAtgtagccatggctggtgtggctcagtggattgagcacgggcctgtgaactaAACAGTCACTATGTTGatttccattcagggcacatgcatggattgcaggccaggtccccagtagggggtgctcaagaggcaaccacacattgatgtttttctccctctctccctaccttgtcctctctctaaaactaaataaaaatctctaaaaatttttttcatataaaaatggtttggtgatgatgaactttagttttttcttgtgtgggaagctccttatctgtcctttgattctaaatgatagctttgctgggtagagcactctttgctgtaggtccctgcttttcatgactttgaatgtttcttgccaatctcttctggcctgcacagtttctttggagaaatcaactgacagtcttatgggaactcccctttaggtaacttttttctcttgctgctttcaggatttgctttttgtctttaacctttggcattttaattataatgcatCTTGGAGTGGGcgtctttggattcatcttgcttgagcctctctgtgcttcttggacttgtatgtctatttccttcaccaaatcagggaagttttcattcattatgtcTTCAGACAGGTTTccaaattctttctctctctcttttccttctggcacttctatgatgtgaatgttgaaacACTGTACACAAGAAAACTACTTCCCACACAACAAAAAactaaagttcatcatcatcaaaccatttttatatgaaaaaaaattttaaagattttatttagttttagagagaggaaaaggtagggagagagggagaaaaacatcaatgtgtggttgttccttgaagttgtcccagaggctccttacactatcctcatttttttggattcttgtctttttcttgctgttctgattgcttgttgtttgcttccttatgtcccaaatctctgatttgattctcagcttcatccactctactgttgtttccctataagttgttctttatttcaattagtgtatccttcgcttctgactggatcttttttatgctgttgaggtcttcactaagttccttgagcatccttataaccagtgttttgaactctgcatctgatacattgcttatctccatttcatttagctctttttctagttttgatgtgttctttcatttgggccatatttctttgtctcctcattttgacagcctccctgtgtttgtttctatgtattaggtagatctgctttgactccctgtcttggtagtgtggcctaaggtagtaggtgtcctgtagagtccagtggcacagcctcccctatcacccaagctgggtactcgaggtgtgcccttcatgtgggctgagtacacccttctcttatagttcagccttggttgctgttggcagatcatgggaaggatttacccaggccagtcagctgccaagattggctgtgaccactgaccaccaacctccaccctctgtggaggatcagctgtgcaggggcagggtggtggtgctccaatgtggtctgtatcTGTCCACTGAGGGTGCTGGCCCTGGgctttcccaggtggtgcaggtcaaggtcagccccccacctgttgttgtttttttttttttttttgcctgggacacagtgcctgagctataaagcaatctgagatgtctgctacttgtgctaggcttggagaatcccagaagccaagctgtgaatctaggctggttgttGCTAGTtccgggcctggggctcactgtggccagctgttgcttatttgagaggatttaggaagttgtgcaggaCAAGCCAAGACCAAGCATTCATATATGGAAAAcaagcttgggtgggcccataaattgggtggggcagagtttcTGGGGATCTCCCAGGCAGGTCAaactgttagccaggttggtaGACTTTCAGATACGAGTCTAACTTACCAGCTCTCTCTGTTGCGGTCGtgcttagaaaagggacaatggcctctgctcaccttgatgccagacactccagtttctccctgtatgccagtggtgcctttcaagctgccaccctggtgtgGTGCAcgagctcaaagggagtgagtctgactaggcgagtccatgtgtgggttctttatgaGGAACTGCTTGGGGGTCCAGAAGTTTTTTCTaccaactcagtccctgctggtttttgcagccagaagttatggggacttatcttcctggctctggaatcctgggctgggtggcctggtgccggggctgggactcctcactcctgagatatccctcccgaatttttatccaccaacctgggtgtgggaccagcccattctttGTCTTTACCCCTATTACCACTCTGGATGgatgttgtttctttaattctgtagttgtcagacttccattcacatggatttctgatggttttgagtgatggttgttctatattttagttgtaattttgatgtggttgtgcgaagaggtgagccatgtctgcctatgccggTATACTTACCAGAAGTCcagaaaaaatatcttaaaaatagcCAAACCTTcccaaatttaataaaaaatcatgAATCTGCACATCCAAAAAGCTAAATGAGCTCTAAGTAGTTAAACTCAGATCCACACCTAGACATAACATAATCCAGCTGTCAAAAAAACAATGGGCTCCTTGTTGCTTCGTGTGCCTTTTTTTGTCCCCATGTCCTTGTGCCATGCCCATCCTCTGACCTGTTACGGCCTCTCTGCTCTCTAGGACCTTGCCACACTACTGGAACAGATCGGCTGTCTGAAGTACCTGCAGCTGTTTGAGGAACAGGATGTGGACCTTCGAATCTTCCTGACCCTCACTGAGAGCGACCTAAAGGAAATTGGCGTCACGTGAGTCCACAGGGGCCATCTGTGGCTTCATGCCCCTCGGTTCAGCCCAAATTCTGGGACCAGCTGATGTCGTAGCTTTCCAACTTTGGATAGAAGTGCCTTCTCTAACGGTCTAGCTTCTTCCTGTAGTCAGCTGTCCTCTCTCCGTTCCTACCCTGTTCCTGGCCTAGATGCAGATGGCCTGGGTCCTGTGGCTTCCAAAGCTGGCCCAGCTGACAGCGATGAGTTCAGGGCACCCGGATATTTACTGCCTGCTCACTTCTGAGAGCTTTCCGAGTTGGCAGATGGTCATCCATAGCCTAGAGCCGGCCAGCTGAGTTCCCTGTTTAGTGAAAGCAGCAGCCCAGCTAGGAAGGGGACCAGGTAGAGATTgggttgggaggggtggggagcagcctcCTGTGAGGTCACCacttcttacaaccctttgtttCTGTTCTCTGCTGTAAGATTCCAGGGCCATTCTCCCTCTTCAACGCTCGGATCTTTCCTAGGGGAACTCTCTTGATGGAAGGATAGTCTGTGGAGCTTCCAGCACATGGCAAATGTTGatctgagtcctttttccattcCTCCTGCAGACTGTTTGGACCCAAGAGGAAGATGACTTCTGCGATTGCCCGCTGGCACAGCAGTGCCCGCCCCCCCAGTGATGCCCTGGAGCTGGCCTATGCCGACAGGCTGGAAGCTGAGATGCAGGAGCTTGCCATCCAGCTGCACAAAGTAGGTGGGGAGAGCGGGGGAGGGGATGTGCAGAAATGGCAAGAGAGGTGTCTGGAGACACATACCTAGGTGAAGGCTGAAAGCATTACAGCTCCTACCCTGAAGGGGGGATGTGCAGGCAGACCCACAGGAAGAAGGCTCTGAAAGATATGGGACATTAGGCAGGAGGTCAGATGGacacaggagagaaaaaataggGTGAGGGCAGAGAACAAGAGGGTGGTGTGGATACCAGAGGGCTCACAGGAAGGGATCCAAAGCAGGAAAGACTCCAAGGTAGGGACAGGCTGTCTCATTCCAGGAGAGAgggacaggcagaggcagaggatgGGGTGGATCTTTGTGTCTGGTGGCCTTGTGTCTCCTGCATCCTTGGCCTActtgcctgcctgccagccccacctcccacctctccctctccagcGCTGTGAGGAGGTGGAGGCCATGAAGGGCCAGGTGTCCCAGGAGCAGGAGCTGCGGGCTGTGGTGGAGAGCTGCCTCCTAGAGCAGGATGGCACCCGCAAGGACGTCTTTGCCCAGCTGCAGGAGACCTGGGCCCTGGCTCGGGACGCTGCTCTCATCCTAGACCAGCTGCGGTGAGTAGGCCCCTGAGCTGGCCCTGAGTTCCCTCCAGATTCTTCAACCAAGGACTTGCTTTCAGGGCTTCCTGAGGTCACTCTCTGCCGTCCCCCTTCCCCTATTTCATTCGGGTTGTTCCTGCGGGGTAGACCAGGCAGAAGAAGTAGGACCCTGAAAATCCGCATACTCTATGCAAGCTCTCTGCCCAGAGAGCTTGTCAGTGTGGGTAGGTGCCTAGGTTGCTTGCCAAGCCCAGGAAGGTGGGctgcagggacagggcagggctcTGCCTTTCActcagggaggtgggggtgtctgtcatcccctgccctccagggccaTGGAAAGCAGTTGCCAGGCCTCtcccctcaccagcacttggtctTGTGTCCTGCAGAGCCTGTCAGGCTGAGCTGTCAACCCGAGTGAGGCGAGACGATTTCCCTCTCGGGGccaccctgggcccagccctccccacagctGGTAAGGAGAGCAGTGTCCTGGCCCAGGACTGGGCAGCCTCCTCAGGCTGGGTTTTACTACTTGTCTCAGCACTTACATTTACACTCCCAGACCCCTTATAAACATAGTCCCAGACTCCAGGGTGAGGgcatccctgccctccccagcccatttccttcctgtccttcctgACAGTGGGAGGCTGTGGCCGACTGTTCTGTCCAAGACCTCAAGTGATTTCTCCAGCCTCCAGTTGGAgtctgggctgggctggcagatCCCAGGGCACAGCCTTACGGGAGGGTTTCAttcctggggctgggccctgacCAGCAGTTAGTGCTTTGGTCAGCAAGCAGAACACATTTTGATGTAACAAGGGGTCACACAGGCACCGACAGTTGTGTGGATCTCCTGGTCACAGCGGCTCAGCAGAGGCAGGGCTTGTGTGCACACAAACCACAGgctcacccagccctgccccacagaTTCCAAAGACTGGCAGGCCTCCCTACAAGCCCTGAGCCTCCCTGAGCTGTCACAAGCGTTGGAGGATCGAGTCCACGAGATGGGTGAGTCTCTGGGAGGGCAGCCAAtgaccctcacccccacccagggaccagaCACAGTAACAGGAAAAGCCTGGTCAGCTCAGACCCCTAGGGCAGCCCCGCTACAACCTACTGACCCTCCAGGTTATTATCCACTCCTAGTGCCCCCCCCTCACAGGGCACCCCTTTTTCTACTGCTGCCCAGACTTGCAGTCTCTGTTCCCATCCTCAGGGCGAGTGCTGTGCTCAGTGACCCAGGGCCTGGAGAAGCTGCAGGTGCTGAATGGGAAAGAGAACTGGCGGGAGCCTTAGCTTGAGGGACGGTGAGTGTCGACCAGCTTAGGATCCAATCTGGGATAGCAGGGTCCACTGAGAGATGAGCGAACACCCACTTCAGTCCTCTGTTTCCCTTCTCAGAATCTGACGTTGGGTGACTGATCCACCCTGAAGCTGTGTGCCCGGAAAACAGGAGGGCAGTGAGCAGGCAGTTgcagcagcccaggccccagccgAGGCCAGAGGACTGGCCCCCGGGAACAGCTAGCAGAGGCGGGACCGGGCTGTGGCCCATGCCAGACAGCAAGGCCCCCGTGGTGGCAAGATGAGGGCCTCGTCCAGAACGTGGTGGTAAGGCCCCGAGCAGACAGGACCGTGGGGAGAGAGCGTGTCCCCGTGCAGCACAGGCACACACTCAGGTTTGCCCTGATGGGTGATGACTGGGGCACCTGGGCAGCATGTCATttgctggaaaataaaatttaagatcaGCTGGTGAGGGGCTCAGTTCTGGTCACACTTCATACAGTACTAGCTGACAGCAAAACACAGGGAAAGTCGTGCCAAGCCCCCAGCCCCAGTGACCTGCTGGGGCCTAGGCCTCCTCTGCCAGGACAGAGAACACTGTGCTCTTAGTGGGGCTGACTTGGTGACCCCTCCTGCTCATCATCCCTGCAGCGAAGGCCACTATTGCTCAGACCTCTATGATTCAAAAGAAGCTACCTACAGAGCCAAGCATGCCCCCACGCCCCAGGAAATAAGAGAAGAGCAAGGTACAGGTGTTTTATTTACAGAGTGAAGTGCCTTTGCCCACAGTGTGGCTGCTTCATCAAGGCTCTAAGGTAGAACAGATATAcccgggctgggctgggagcaCCATTTTCCTTAGCAGGCCGGGCAGGCACTGTGGAAATTGTCTGGTAGCTTTACTGAGTCTTGCCAGACATAGGCCCATGGGAGACCTCCAGTGATGACCTTCCTGCCTGTGGTGGCTCTGCTGTTGTCATTTTGCACACTCGGAGGGTATTTCCACACCATCCCCAGGAGCTGCCTGCAGACCATATTGGGAatggagaaaagggggctttcAAAGCACAGTAAAGAACAGCAGGCTCAACCCAGGTGTAGCCAGAGCCACCAGGATCAGAAAAGGAGCCTCTATGGACAGTCTCAGCAGAGAAGCCCCAGACCAAGTTCATAGCCCAGAGAGGTCCATGGCTGAGAGTTCCGCACGTAGGCAGGGAGGTAGACAGCAacaccctgtcccccaccccgagGTAGGAGGCCAGTGGCAGCTTGACTCTGATGGTGCCC
Above is a window of Desmodus rotundus isolate HL8 unplaced genomic scaffold, HLdesRot8A.1 manual_scaffold_156, whole genome shotgun sequence DNA encoding:
- the ANKS3 gene encoding ankyrin repeat and SAM domain-containing protein 3 isoform X3 → MSELSDEASEPELLTRSLSMWHGLGAQVSWEELAVPLDLHTAASIGQYEVVKECVQRRELDLNKKNGGGWTPLMYASYIGHDTIVHLLLEAGVSVNVPTPEGQTPLMLASSCGNESIAYFLLQQGAELEMKDIQGWTALFHCTSAGHQQMVKFLLDSGANANVREPIYGFTPLMEAAAAGHEIIVQYFLNHGVKVDTRDHSGATARMLAKQYGHMKIVGLIDAHSLSLPKSLYRSPEKYEDLSSSDESCPVPQRQRPCRKKGLSIHEGPRALARITAIGLGGKTQPSCYEQVPPQGYVTFNSSDENLLVGEGLCYRDVTSPINDRDVESSSSSSREEQTFCAHLGAVRSSSSSEGLARAPGVSSEASLESNEDSDNAHKSSVRKQTKSYMKTKNRHSNSDNQWPPSTGTSGAARSPGPIPQAESFPYSGPQDLATLLEQIGCLKYLQLFEEQDVDLRIFLTLTESDLKEIGVTLFGPKRKMTSAIARWHSSARPPSDALELAYADRLEAEMQELAIQLHKRCEEVEAMKGQVSQEQELRAVVESCLLEQDGTRKDVFAQLQETWALARDAALILDQLRASAVLSDPGPGEAAGAEWERELAGALA
- the ANKS3 gene encoding ankyrin repeat and SAM domain-containing protein 3 isoform X2, which translates into the protein MSELSDEASEPELLTRSLSMWHGLGAQVSWEELAVPLDLHTAASIGQYEVVKECVQRRELDLNKKNGGGWTPLMYASYIGHDTIVHLLLEAGVSVNVPTPEGQTPLMLASSCGNESIAYFLLQQGAELEMKDIQGWTALFHCTSAGHQQMVKFLLDSGANANVREPIYGFTPLMEAAAAGHEIIVQYFLNHGVKVDTRDHSGATARMLAKQYGHMKIVGLIDAHSLSLPKSLYRSPEKYEDLSSSDESCPVPQRQRPCRKKGLSIHEGPRALARITAIGLGGKTQPSCYEQVPPQGYVTFNSSDENLLVGEGLCYRDVTSPINDRDVESSSSSSREEQTFCAHLGAVRSSSSSEGLARAPGVSSEASLESNEDSDNAHKSSVRKQTKSYMKTKNRHSNSDNQWPPSTGTSGAARSPGPIPQAESFPYSGPQDLATLLEQIGCLKYLQLFEEQDVDLRIFLTLTESDLKEIGVTLFGPKRKMTSAIARWHSSARPPSDALELAYADRLEAEMQELAIQLHKRCEEVEAMKGQVSQEQELRAVVESCLLEQDGTRKDVFAQLQETWALARDAALILDQLRACQAELSTRVRRDDFPLGATLGPALPTAGRVLCSVTQGLEKLQVLNGKENWREP
- the ANKS3 gene encoding ankyrin repeat and SAM domain-containing protein 3 isoform X4 → MSELSDEASEPELLTRSLSMWHGLGAQVSWEELAVPLDLHTAASIGQYEVVKECVQRRELDLNKKNGGGWTPLMYASYIGHDTIVHLLLEAGVSVNVPTPEGQTPLMLASSCGNESIAYFLLQQGAELEMKDIQGWTALFHCTSAGHQQMVKFLLDSGANANVREPIYGFTPLMEAAAAGHEIIVQYFLNHGVKVDTRDHSGATARMLAKQYGHMKIVGLIDAHSLSLPKSLYRSPEKYEDLSSSDESCPVPQRQRPCRKKGLSIHEGPRALARITAIGLGGKTQPSCYEQVPPQGYVTFNSSDENLLVGEGLCYRDVTSPINDRDVESSSSSSREEQTFCAHLGAVRSSSSSEGLARAPGVSSEASLESNEDSDNAHKSSVRKQTKSYMKTKNRHSNSDNQWPPSTGTSGAARSPGPIPQAESFPYSGPQDLATLLEQIGCLKYLQLFEEQDVDLRIFLTLTESDLKEIGVTLFGPKRKMTSAIARWHSSARPPSDALELAYADRLEAEMQELAIQLHKRCEEVEAMKGQVSQEQELRAVVESCLLEQDGTRKDVFAQLQETWALARDAALILDQLRFQRLAGLPTSPEPP
- the ANKS3 gene encoding ankyrin repeat and SAM domain-containing protein 3 isoform X1 → MSELSDEASEPELLTRSLSMWHGLGAQVSWEELAVPLDLHTAASIGQYEVVKECVQRRELDLNKKNGGGWTPLMYASYIGHDTIVHLLLEAGVSVNVPTPEGQTPLMLASSCGNESIAYFLLQQGAELEMKDIQGWTALFHCTSAGHQQMVKFLLDSGANANVREPIYGFTPLMEAAAAGHEIIVQYFLNHGVKVDTRDHSGATARMLAKQYGHMKIVGLIDAHSLSLPKSLYRSPEKYEDLSSSDESCPVPQRQRPCRKKGLSIHEGPRALARITAIGLGGKTQPSCYEQVPPQGYVTFNSSDENLLVGEGLCYRDVTSPINDRDVESSSSSSREEQTFCAHLGAVRSSSSSEGLARAPGVSSEASLESNEDSDNAHKSSVRKQTKSYMKTKNRHSNSDNQWPPSTGTSGAARSPGPIPQAESFPYSGPQDLATLLEQIGCLKYLQLFEEQDVDLRIFLTLTESDLKEIGVTLFGPKRKMTSAIARWHSSARPPSDALELAYADRLEAEMQELAIQLHKRCEEVEAMKGQVSQEQELRAVVESCLLEQDGTRKDVFAQLQETWALARDAALILDQLRACQAELSTRVRRDDFPLGATLGPALPTADSKDWQASLQALSLPELSQALEDRVHEMGRVLCSVTQGLEKLQVLNGKENWREP